In Nitrosomonas ureae, the sequence GTTGGGTCTTGATCGGCAGCCCATTCGTCGAATACGAGAACGGGACGTCCTTCCAAATAAGCATGTACCAAGGCAAGACGTTTGCGCTGTCCTGTCGACAGATCAATTGTGCTAAATGTTCCATCTTTGACTGATACTTTATGTGCGATCTCCAAGCGCTGAAGATATGGTAAAGCTTTTTCCGACAATCCATGTGCTCTGTAGATTTCATCAGTCACGAGTTCTTCAAACAAGTAGAAATCCGAAAAAACTGTTGTAAAGAGTTGCCGATAGTCGTCGTGACTATCGGCAACCACTGGCTTTCCATCAAGATGAATCTCACCTTCTTGCGGTGCATACAGTCCTAACAACAACTTAATCAATGTCGTCTTGCCGGAACCATTGTCACCTACCACAAACACCAATTCGCCAGGTTTTAGGATCAAATCGATTGGTCCCAACACGAACGCTTCTCCACCCTCAGGTACATTGAAAGCATAGCGGACGCCAACTAATTGAATACTTTCGTTGAGCGAAATCATGGATGGCTCGAGCGCTAAATTCAGATAAGCTTCAGGACTGGCGAAGCGTACTGAAAGGTCTTTGATGCGCTGAAACGCCACCTTGGCTCGCCCGATACCCGGTAAAGTCTCTATGATTTGCTCCATCGGTCCTTTGAGGAAGAGCAATACCATCACGAACCCGCTCACCACTTCCGGTGCTGGATGCTGAATCGTTGCCCACCATAGGACTACAGCGATCAGCATAAAGAAAAGTGCCGAACCAAATGCCGTTGCCATAACATAGGTGTTAATTGCTTTCTGATTGATGGCGCGGATTTTGTCCACAGTCAGGTCGATTTGATCTTCCAGCACACGGCTTCTACGTGATCGATGCATGCGTAACTCTTTGGCACCATCGCTGATGCCACGATATGCCTTATGGAGAGTTTCCTCCAAATCCCTTGCTTTCCAGAAACCGGCGACACCCCGAGCCTGCGCCCAAGCCTGTACCGTAGCGCCCACGATCAATGCCACAATCAATAGCACAAATAGCTGCGGAGACAACCAGGCGAGGTAGCCCAGACATCCCAGTACGATGGCGATCGCAATGACAGTTGAAGCCAACGTAAAGGCTACATCGCTAATCATATCAATATCCTGTGTCAATACAGGCATTAAACGATGGGTACGATAACGCTCCAATGCATCAATCGGAGCTCCGAGTATTTTGCGTGCCAGTGTTTTGCGTATCTGCGCGACCAACCGTTGCCCCACAAGATTAGTCGACATATCGGATACCATGCGGCCTATTAAAACCAAAACACACAAGGCAGTAAAAACCAATAGCAGATTTCCTGTCAATCCTTCGGGGTAATGGAGTACATGATTGATCGTATCCAATAAGGCCACGGTAGCAGCCCCTGCCGCGATACCCGCTCCGGCTGACAACATAATCCATGCTAAAAACGGCCGCAACAGTTCTGTAACTTCGGACGATTGATTGAATCTTTTCTTCATTATGGTTGCCTTCCTGATCTATGAACCTCATGTTAGCAATATTTATCACTTATGAATGTGTTCTCAGAAATGGAGTCCATGTGATTTAGCAGCGAGTAAATTTGCACAGTATTGCTGAGTAAATTGTGCTGGTGACAAATTATGATCTTGTAGATATAGCTGCCCTATTCAACGTAATTCTATCTTTACAGTCGGGTGAAGTTTTCCCTGTTGTTTAAGGTTGTTGAATAAGCGGATTCAAGTCTGAAGTGCAATTTTGAATAACGCAGGTCATGGGGGTTGGATGCGGTAGCATCTGAGCCTTTTTTACCAGCCAGTCGAAATTGCACTTCAGACTTGAATCCGCCATTTTAAATATGAACAGTAACTTCATCAAATTTAATCCAATCTAGCTACGGCGAATAGGGATACCTCAAGCGAAACTTACGACGAGGAGTGGTTATATTGCAGGCGGTTTTTTTTATTGTTCGAAGCGACAGCGAATTTACTACGCAATCTCTTAAAAAAACGAATTATTTGTTGTGGTATTTTATGCGGGACAAGTCCAAAAAATGATCATAACCTGTTTATTATATTTACGCATTGGCGGAGGCGGTGAGATTCGAACTCACGGTAGAGTCACCCCTACGGCAGTTTTCAAGACTGCTGCCTTAAACCGCTCGGCCACGCCTCCTCTATAAAACCTGCAGGCCGAATCATACCTTTTAGAGCTCTTCTTGGCTAGCTGCCGACTAGCTAATTTATCAGCTAAGCAAAGAATTGTTGAGGGGAGTCCTATTTGTTCCCTATGATTACAATATTGAGTTTCTGATTTGATGAATACAACTTTATGAATTGTTTATGAATCTTTATATTGGCTAATTTTCAGGAGTATTGTTTAGTATATTTTAAAGATTCAATTGAGCCGTAGAAAAACATATTTTGAAACATGGCAGGAAACCCTTGCAAAAGGTCGTAAATTTTTCACCTCATCGCACTTTCGGATTATTTGTGAGCAGCCAGGTATTTTTAGCCCCTCCTGTTATTAAAATCCGGAACCACACATTGACAAATTGGCGGTTATCTCGTGCTTAGCCTCTCCATATACCTTCTCTGCAGCTAAATGCGGTTCTAATTAACGGCAAAACTTTATTTGAAATGTCGTGCCTGAGATATGCTGCACTGATTGAAATCATGACAAATCTTCTCGTTAGAAATGAGTATTTTTTTAATCATGCTATTTTCTATCTTGTAGCGATACGATCTAAGGCAATGCTAGTTCACCAGCTACGAAGCATGTAGACTCATATCTCATTTAAAAAAAAGGAATTCAATAGTGCTCATCAACTGCGTTGCTTACGAGAATGGTATGCGCTTGGCCGATATTACGGTAGAGGAAATTAGCGACTATCTGGAACGATTGG encodes:
- a CDS encoding cyclic peptide export ABC transporter, with the protein product MKKRFNQSSEVTELLRPFLAWIMLSAGAGIAAGAATVALLDTINHVLHYPEGLTGNLLLVFTALCVLVLIGRMVSDMSTNLVGQRLVAQIRKTLARKILGAPIDALERYRTHRLMPVLTQDIDMISDVAFTLASTVIAIAIVLGCLGYLAWLSPQLFVLLIVALIVGATVQAWAQARGVAGFWKARDLEETLHKAYRGISDGAKELRMHRSRRSRVLEDQIDLTVDKIRAINQKAINTYVMATAFGSALFFMLIAVVLWWATIQHPAPEVVSGFVMVLLFLKGPMEQIIETLPGIGRAKVAFQRIKDLSVRFASPEAYLNLALEPSMISLNESIQLVGVRYAFNVPEGGEAFVLGPIDLILKPGELVFVVGDNGSGKTTLIKLLLGLYAPQEGEIHLDGKPVVADSHDDYRQLFTTVFSDFYLFEELVTDEIYRAHGLSEKALPYLQRLEIAHKVSVKDGTFSTIDLSTGQRKRLALVHAYLEGRPVLVFDEWAADQDPTFRHLFYTELLPELRTKGHLLVVISHDDRYFHLADRVVCMKFGQIVDNSKYR